A single window of Onychomys torridus chromosome 8, mOncTor1.1, whole genome shotgun sequence DNA harbors:
- the LOC118588241 gene encoding C-C motif chemokine 4-like isoform X1 — protein sequence MKLCVSTLSLLLVMAAFWVPALSAPMGSDPPTSCCFSYTAWKLPRNFVTDYYETSSLCSKPAVVFLTRKGKQVCTDPSLPWVNEYVNDLELN from the exons ATGAAGCTGTGTGTGtctactctctctctcctgctggtCATGGCTGCCTTCTGGGTTCCAGCGCTCTCAGCACCAA TGGGCTCTGACCCTCCCACATCCTGCTGCTTTTCTTACACTGCTTGGAAGCTTCCTCGAAACTTTGTAACAGATTACTATGAGACCAGCAGCCTTTGCTCCAAGCCAGCTGTGGT ATTCCTCACCAGAAAAGGCAAGCAAGTCTGTACTGACCCCAGCCTGCCCTGGGTCAATGAGTATGTGAATGACTTGGAGTTGAACTGA
- the LOC118588241 gene encoding C-C motif chemokine 4-like isoform X2: MKLCVSTLSLLLVMAAFWVPALSAPMGSDPPTSCCFSYTAWKLPRNFVTDYYETSSLCSKPAVVKGKQVCTDPSLPWVNEYVNDLELN; this comes from the exons ATGAAGCTGTGTGTGtctactctctctctcctgctggtCATGGCTGCCTTCTGGGTTCCAGCGCTCTCAGCACCAA TGGGCTCTGACCCTCCCACATCCTGCTGCTTTTCTTACACTGCTTGGAAGCTTCCTCGAAACTTTGTAACAGATTACTATGAGACCAGCAGCCTTTGCTCCAAGCCAGCTGTGGT AAAAGGCAAGCAAGTCTGTACTGACCCCAGCCTGCCCTGGGTCAATGAGTATGTGAATGACTTGGAGTTGAACTGA